One window of the bacterium genome contains the following:
- a CDS encoding isoprenylcysteine carboxylmethyltransferase family protein, with product MSVQQEARVTLEDKIHRTMTWWRVPLMTIAFAGILGFIYNMQAFWYGAAVAIFGELIQMWATSHLHKDTKFTISGPYSHVRNPMYFGRFFVGLGIFIMTWNPYMVIGFIVLYGIYGNLRVRREERRLQEIFAPHYQHYCSEVHRWIPRFKPYSKSESRRAKWSQVCANHEQIVALGIIVVLALIYLRIDKLAYIHWHI from the coding sequence GTGTCAGTGCAGCAAGAAGCGCGCGTTACATTGGAAGATAAGATTCACCGGACGATGACTTGGTGGCGGGTGCCGCTTATGACCATAGCGTTCGCTGGTATTCTCGGATTTATTTACAACATGCAGGCGTTCTGGTATGGCGCGGCAGTAGCAATTTTTGGCGAACTCATTCAGATGTGGGCGACCTCGCACCTGCACAAAGATACCAAGTTTACTATATCCGGTCCCTATTCGCATGTCAGAAACCCCATGTATTTCGGCAGGTTTTTTGTAGGGTTGGGGATATTTATTATGACCTGGAATCCTTACATGGTTATTGGGTTCATAGTATTGTATGGCATATACGGCAATCTCAGGGTCAGACGCGAAGAGCGCAGACTTCAGGAGATATTTGCGCCACACTATCAGCACTATTGCAGTGAAGTCCACAGATGGATTCCAAGGTTCAAGCCCTATTCAAAATCCGAATCCAGGCGTGCAAAGTGGTCGCAGGTATGCGCAAACCATGAGCAGATAGTAGCTCTGGGGATAATCGTAGTTTTAGCTTTGATATATTTGCGCATAGACAAGTTAGCATATATTCATTGGCATATCTGA
- a CDS encoding STAS domain-containing protein: MSLSGNDDIFTTLISDLDECELSVVCLCGELDASSVPGFISDVQSLINRRRNVIMDVHLLEYTDSTGIAAILSTKTALDALGRRLLLVGCHGLLTKVLHITRIETELCCYESMEDAVNSIKRSPPHLKRATKRR, translated from the coding sequence ATGTCCCTATCTGGAAACGATGACATCTTCACCACATTGATAAGCGACCTCGACGAGTGTGAACTGTCGGTCGTATGCCTGTGCGGTGAGTTGGATGCTTCCTCGGTGCCGGGTTTCATATCTGATGTGCAGTCGCTTATCAACCGGCGGCGAAATGTAATAATGGATGTTCACCTGCTGGAATATACGGACTCCACGGGCATCGCCGCGATACTCTCCACCAAAACCGCTCTTGATGCACTCGGGCGCAGGTTGCTGCTTGTGGGCTGTCATGGTCTGCTAACGAAGGTTCTCCACATCACACGCATCGAGACCGAGCTTTGCTGCTATGAGTCAATGGAGGACGCCGTCAATTCGATAAAACGAAGCCCGCCTCATCTGAAGCGGGCCACCAAGAGAAGGTGA
- a CDS encoding C39 family peptidase: MRYIKPTSTSIFLALSLFISGSFAGAQLPSAHSIDGLVRLKQLTNYCGPACLTAVLRYYGVDTTQETVGKETYDPATRATNGADMLLYARSRGFSAYSWNTSIDDVKTKIAAGAPVIVLQQNSRTDTSGHYRVLTGYDDARSKFKVIDPYYDNITELSYSECETLWKSKGHWALVIVPADKDKFADELGAQNPVVHMDMAYALYTRKNYDEALKEAQAALKLQPQNSYTLNILDKIEHAMGAGTKG; encoded by the coding sequence ATGCGTTACATCAAGCCCACAAGCACATCTATTTTCTTAGCGCTCAGTCTGTTTATCTCCGGCTCATTTGCAGGAGCGCAGTTGCCGAGCGCACACTCAATCGATGGACTCGTTCGTCTCAAACAGCTTACGAACTATTGTGGTCCGGCCTGCCTGACAGCTGTGCTGCGCTATTATGGGGTCGATACCACTCAGGAAACAGTCGGCAAGGAGACATATGATCCGGCGACAAGAGCAACCAACGGGGCCGACATGCTTCTGTATGCGCGTTCACGAGGGTTTTCCGCATACTCCTGGAACACGAGCATAGATGATGTCAAGACCAAGATAGCTGCAGGTGCTCCAGTAATAGTGCTTCAGCAAAACAGCCGGACTGATACCTCTGGTCATTACCGTGTGTTGACGGGTTATGATGACGCCCGCTCAAAATTCAAAGTGATCGATCCATACTATGACAACATCACTGAGCTGAGTTATTCGGAATGCGAGACTCTCTGGAAGAGTAAGGGGCATTGGGCGCTGGTGATTGTGCCTGCCGATAAAGACAAGTTTGCGGACGAACTGGGAGCACAGAACCCGGTCGTGCATATGGACATGGCATACGCGCTCTATACGCGCAAAAACTACGATGAGGCTCTCAAGGAAGCGCAGGCGGCGCTAAAACTGCAGCCTCAGAACTCGTATACTCTGAATATTCTCGACAAGATAGAGCATGCAATGGGTGCAGGAACCAAAGGGTAA
- a CDS encoding TIGR00341 family protein, with translation MRPAYGEGHAAIRQSIQENATFSSSQVTMNALSAVIASYGLLLDNSAVVIGAMIVALLLGPLMGVALALVDADNKLLAKALLATTGGTAIVLIVSVIIGSIHQDIPLGCAAMCRTEPNIMDLLIALAGGAAGAYATLSPRISASLVGVAVSTSLVPPLSASGILLARGDIQHAQGAFLLFFANMVAVQVSSSVVLWLHGYHKITGPMRNSPRVFLFLNGPSLILLIALIIILVVNFQKSLTSRRFEIDVRNTLVKQLQSHRGSYLAELRIDQEKCRTVVTAVVRTPFSIEPSQIANMQSKLPPASPPVELHIRSIITKEATSSGWLHESRMPIEVNRKAPCD, from the coding sequence ATGAGACCCGCATACGGTGAAGGCCATGCTGCAATCCGCCAAAGCATTCAGGAGAATGCGACATTTAGTTCGTCACAAGTAACAATGAATGCCCTTTCGGCCGTGATTGCAAGCTATGGTCTGCTGCTGGATAACTCTGCCGTGGTAATCGGTGCCATGATAGTGGCGTTGCTCCTCGGACCGCTGATGGGAGTGGCATTGGCGCTTGTAGACGCCGATAATAAACTATTGGCTAAAGCACTTCTGGCTACAACGGGCGGAACTGCAATAGTCCTCATAGTTTCGGTAATCATAGGCAGTATTCATCAGGATATACCGTTGGGATGTGCTGCGATGTGCCGAACCGAGCCTAACATTATGGACCTTTTGATTGCGCTTGCCGGAGGGGCTGCTGGAGCCTACGCCACTTTATCTCCACGTATTAGTGCAAGTCTAGTGGGTGTTGCCGTTTCAACTTCTCTTGTGCCGCCCTTGAGTGCCAGTGGAATTCTGCTTGCCCGTGGTGACATTCAGCATGCCCAGGGTGCATTCCTTCTCTTTTTTGCAAATATGGTTGCCGTTCAGGTATCATCGTCTGTCGTGCTATGGCTGCATGGCTATCACAAGATCACAGGGCCAATGAGAAACAGTCCACGAGTATTTCTTTTTCTAAATGGACCAAGTCTGATTCTACTGATAGCGCTTATTATAATCCTGGTCGTGAACTTCCAAAAGTCACTAACCTCACGGCGGTTCGAGATAGACGTGCGAAATACGCTTGTCAAGCAACTTCAGTCGCATCGTGGGAGCTATCTTGCAGAACTCAGAATCGATCAGGAGAAGTGCCGGACCGTAGTGACAGCGGTTGTTCGTACGCCGTTTTCAATTGAACCGTCGCAGATTGCAAATATGCAGTCTAAACTTCCACCTGCATCACCGCCAGTTGAACTGCATATTCGTTCGATTATTACCAAGGAAGCAACCAGCAGTGGCTGGCTGCACGAGTCGCGGATGCCTATAGAGGTCAACAGGAAAGCACCGTGTGATTGA
- a CDS encoding beta-galactosidase trimerization domain-containing protein, with protein MVNELKWHQRPVRMMRLDYFGDDLSRIKNTDLDALARSRRNEWHINCEWIVGTPGMAPGLGYQTTFNSPKFEKYPPLGDFDFVREYLPFAKKYGINLIAYLNMHWFAYDFADAHPDWEQKTADGASYGRQFPLYGSGSTFCVNGAWRDWAFEMIREAMATGIDGVFLDGPIFFPGCCYCESCRRQFASEYKTDIPTREDWSDLDWIHFVEFRSRSLARFLEDCRKAVRSVNPEGVVFLNAGCWQAGTWRFARSIDSVGDYEDFNGAEAFFHPGPHEQMLLPWAATAKYMTAGDKPAVVFSHHMLGSWHYIPLSKIEAELAIAQTVACGANPWFAIVNYALEHSREAAIEPINEMQSFLAGHEEHYTNTHSCADIALLSSSQTSTYYVSRLAGFYGEAGSGREENLLVDMGSGEESVDWNKRKSICETALDGSYLGYFLAMTRSHIPFDVVLDKDISPERLSAYRVLILPNSACLSDGQIEFIKQFVQNGGSVVAEFETGAYDETGQPRKANPLFGLLGVECIKGMMKPVSMEEYVRIKQTHPATEKFTINQLTARPTYSLKCAASKDAFVPSVFMNEVGALYTPLKGESDNPALIVGSYGMGQTVYIPSLVGNFYNKFKLPDYENLIADIIRWAHVDPMMIETDCPSTVEIEPRWNAQKDKILIHLVNNTGDMQRPITQIIPMSDISIRLRCRSVKNAKALRAGLDLPITRHGEWAEFTLPKLGVYELIAVELD; from the coding sequence GTGGTTAATGAGTTAAAATGGCATCAGCGGCCGGTCCGCATGATGCGCCTGGATTATTTCGGTGATGATTTGAGCCGGATCAAAAATACAGATCTCGATGCACTGGCTCGCAGCAGGCGGAATGAATGGCATATCAACTGCGAGTGGATTGTCGGCACACCGGGCATGGCTCCCGGTCTCGGATATCAGACAACATTCAATTCTCCCAAGTTTGAAAAATACCCACCACTCGGCGATTTTGACTTTGTCCGAGAGTATCTGCCATTTGCAAAAAAATACGGAATTAACCTGATCGCGTATCTGAATATGCACTGGTTCGCATATGATTTTGCGGATGCTCACCCCGATTGGGAACAGAAAACAGCCGACGGCGCATCATACGGCAGACAGTTTCCTCTATATGGCAGTGGCTCAACTTTCTGCGTAAACGGCGCCTGGAGAGACTGGGCATTTGAGATGATTCGTGAAGCCATGGCTACCGGCATAGATGGCGTCTTCCTCGATGGTCCCATATTTTTCCCCGGATGCTGCTACTGCGAGAGCTGCCGTCGGCAATTCGCATCCGAATACAAGACCGATATTCCAACCCGGGAGGACTGGTCCGACCTGGACTGGATACACTTTGTCGAGTTCCGCTCGCGCTCGCTCGCAAGGTTCCTTGAAGACTGCAGAAAGGCTGTAAGGTCGGTAAACCCGGAAGGAGTCGTCTTTCTGAATGCAGGCTGTTGGCAGGCCGGGACATGGAGGTTCGCGCGCAGCATCGACAGTGTCGGCGACTATGAAGACTTTAATGGCGCTGAGGCATTTTTCCATCCCGGACCTCATGAGCAGATGCTGCTGCCATGGGCGGCTACGGCCAAATATATGACTGCGGGAGATAAACCGGCGGTCGTTTTCAGTCATCACATGCTCGGCTCCTGGCACTATATCCCACTCTCGAAAATTGAAGCCGAACTGGCTATTGCGCAGACCGTTGCATGTGGAGCCAATCCTTGGTTTGCCATCGTCAATTATGCGCTGGAACACAGCCGTGAGGCCGCGATTGAACCGATCAATGAGATGCAGAGTTTTCTTGCCGGGCATGAAGAGCATTACACAAACACGCATTCATGTGCGGATATTGCGCTGCTCAGCTCATCACAGACGAGCACATACTACGTATCCAGGCTCGCCGGGTTCTATGGAGAAGCCGGTTCCGGCAGAGAAGAAAACCTGTTGGTGGATATGGGTTCGGGCGAAGAGAGCGTTGACTGGAATAAGCGAAAGAGCATATGCGAGACGGCACTCGATGGGTCATATCTGGGTTATTTCCTGGCTATGACGAGGTCGCATATTCCATTCGATGTGGTATTGGACAAGGACATCTCGCCTGAGAGGCTCTCGGCATATCGAGTGCTGATCTTGCCCAACTCGGCATGTTTATCGGACGGACAGATAGAGTTCATTAAGCAGTTCGTGCAAAACGGTGGATCGGTCGTGGCAGAGTTCGAGACTGGAGCATACGATGAGACCGGCCAGCCCAGAAAAGCAAACCCTCTGTTCGGTCTATTGGGTGTAGAATGCATCAAAGGCATGATGAAACCGGTATCCATGGAGGAGTATGTCCGCATAAAGCAGACTCATCCAGCCACCGAAAAATTCACGATCAACCAACTGACTGCCAGACCTACATACAGCCTGAAATGCGCAGCATCTAAAGATGCATTTGTGCCGTCCGTGTTCATGAATGAAGTTGGGGCGCTATATACACCTCTCAAGGGAGAATCCGACAACCCTGCGCTTATTGTCGGCTCATATGGCATGGGGCAGACAGTGTATATACCGTCGCTGGTGGGTAACTTCTATAACAAGTTCAAACTGCCGGACTATGAGAATCTGATCGCAGATATTATACGATGGGCGCACGTCGACCCAATGATGATTGAGACGGACTGTCCTTCTACAGTGGAGATCGAGCCGCGCTGGAATGCTCAAAAAGACAAAATTCTCATCCATCTGGTCAACAACACAGGAGATATGCAGAGGCCGATTACACAGATAATCCCAATGTCCGACATATCCATTCGTCTCAGATGCCGGTCCGTCAAGAATGCAAAGGCACTGCGTGCAGGACTGGACTTGCCCATTACTCGTCATGGCGAATGGGCTGAGTTTACGCTGCCCAAGCTGGGTGTGTATGAACTCATAGCTGTTGAGCTCGATTGA
- the selD gene encoding selenide, water dikinase SelD produces MQDDDFKLTSLSHGAGCACKLAPLQLSQILKQMPLVSDPNVLVDVGTSDDAAVYKISDDIAAVLTLDFFTPIVDDPYEFGRIAATNAISDIYAMGGRPVVALNIVAYPGRTRALDKLELILKGGADQATKAGVSIVGGHSVDDPEPKYGLCVMGLIHPNEIMTNKGAKAGDKLILTKPIGVGIITTAIKHNAVSDEVIARGIDVMTTFNGPASEVARRIGCHACTDVTGFSLLGHLHEMTEASCVGAKLYYSKMPLIEGIQGLLDEDMVPGGTYRNLDFLDHCSCLEWGNNIDERKQLTLADPQTSGGLLISVSPDKADDMLGALHAADVSDAAIIGEIIPDSGCKIHIVE; encoded by the coding sequence ATGCAAGACGACGATTTCAAACTGACTTCACTTTCGCATGGAGCGGGCTGCGCGTGTAAACTTGCCCCTCTGCAGTTGTCGCAAATACTGAAACAGATGCCGCTGGTCAGTGATCCGAATGTGCTGGTGGATGTGGGCACATCGGACGATGCCGCAGTTTATAAGATATCGGACGATATTGCAGCGGTCCTAACTCTGGACTTTTTTACGCCCATTGTCGACGACCCGTATGAGTTCGGCAGGATCGCCGCCACCAATGCCATATCGGATATATACGCCATGGGCGGCAGGCCAGTTGTTGCTCTCAACATTGTTGCGTATCCCGGCCGCACACGCGCTCTGGACAAGCTGGAGCTTATCTTGAAGGGTGGTGCTGACCAGGCGACAAAGGCGGGTGTGAGTATAGTCGGTGGTCACTCCGTCGATGACCCCGAGCCGAAGTATGGCCTTTGCGTTATGGGGCTGATACACCCTAATGAGATAATGACCAACAAGGGCGCGAAAGCCGGAGACAAACTTATCTTGACCAAGCCGATAGGTGTTGGGATCATTACTACCGCGATCAAGCATAATGCAGTCTCGGACGAGGTGATAGCGCGCGGCATAGATGTAATGACCACGTTCAACGGCCCTGCGTCTGAAGTCGCCAGGCGCATCGGCTGCCATGCTTGTACTGATGTCACCGGGTTCAGCCTACTGGGTCACCTTCACGAGATGACTGAGGCGAGCTGTGTTGGCGCAAAGCTGTATTATAGCAAGATGCCGTTGATCGAGGGTATCCAGGGTCTGCTGGATGAGGATATGGTGCCCGGCGGGACCTATAGAAACCTCGACTTTTTGGATCACTGCTCCTGCCTTGAGTGGGGTAATAATATTGATGAGCGCAAGCAGCTCACTCTGGCCGACCCTCAGACATCTGGCGGGCTGTTGATAAGCGTTTCGCCCGATAAGGCTGATGACATGCTCGGAGCATTGCATGCAGCCGATGTTTCGGATGCGGCCATTATTGGCGAAATCATACCTGATTCCGGCTGTAAGATTCATATCGTCGAATAA
- a CDS encoding ferredoxin: MKARVIEEECIGDGSCADTCPEVFEMRDDGVAHVIADPVPPEAEEKCRQACEDCPVDAIVVEE, from the coding sequence ATGAAGGCACGCGTGATAGAAGAGGAGTGCATTGGAGACGGATCGTGCGCGGACACCTGTCCTGAGGTCTTTGAGATGCGCGATGATGGAGTCGCTCATGTCATAGCCGATCCTGTCCCACCCGAAGCGGAGGAAAAATGCCGCCAGGCGTGTGAAGACTGTCCTGTGGACGCTATTGTAGTTGAAGAATAA
- a CDS encoding phosphomannomutase/phosphoglucomutase translates to MTFGHKDIKKGIFKAYDIRGLYPQEIDDEDAYRIARAFVSALRCKRVVIGHDMRESAETFESATIRGLIDQGADVVPVGLTSTPMYYFAVNHLNADAGVMCTASHNPAEYNGYKMTGKGAVPSIAIISNEDLWKLACEGNFTEPAKKGTILAQENVLNEYTEAVLENTGIRSFGDLKLVIDCANGMGGYILPEIMKKVGSDPIRLYWRLDGSFPNHEANPLKTETLLALRDRVVDEKADIGIAFDGDGDRVAFVDEKGQIISGDFVTALIAREMLKKKPGAEILYDLRSSWIVPEEIEKAGGKATECRVGHGLIKKQMREEGGYFAGELSSHYYFSDFYTTDNGDLAMLNMLKLLLEEGKPMSEIVSPLRKYYHSGEINSEVKDIPAVLANLKAKYGPVAKRVTEIDGYKAEFDEWWFNVRPSNTEPLIRLNLEAKTREQMEEKVKELLGEIRS, encoded by the coding sequence ATGACGTTTGGACACAAGGATATAAAGAAAGGTATTTTCAAAGCATATGACATCAGAGGACTTTACCCTCAGGAGATAGATGATGAAGACGCATATCGCATTGCCAGAGCTTTTGTTTCGGCTCTGCGTTGCAAGAGGGTCGTGATAGGCCATGATATGCGTGAGTCTGCCGAAACATTCGAGTCCGCTACAATCAGAGGACTGATCGACCAGGGAGCGGACGTTGTGCCGGTGGGGCTTACTTCCACACCGATGTATTATTTCGCGGTCAATCACCTGAATGCGGACGCGGGAGTTATGTGCACCGCATCGCATAACCCAGCTGAATATAACGGCTATAAAATGACCGGCAAGGGAGCCGTGCCAAGCATAGCAATCATAAGCAATGAAGACCTTTGGAAGCTGGCATGCGAAGGCAACTTTACCGAGCCTGCAAAAAAAGGAACCATCCTTGCCCAGGAAAATGTCCTGAATGAATATACGGAAGCCGTGCTGGAAAACACCGGCATCCGCAGTTTCGGCGACCTCAAACTGGTAATCGACTGCGCAAACGGCATGGGCGGCTATATATTGCCCGAGATCATGAAGAAGGTCGGCAGCGACCCTATTCGACTCTACTGGAGACTGGACGGGAGCTTCCCCAACCATGAAGCTAACCCTCTCAAGACTGAGACGCTGCTTGCGCTGCGCGACCGCGTGGTGGATGAAAAAGCCGACATTGGAATCGCATTTGACGGGGACGGCGACCGCGTGGCGTTTGTTGACGAGAAAGGCCAGATTATATCAGGCGACTTTGTCACAGCGCTTATCGCACGTGAGATGCTTAAGAAAAAGCCCGGCGCAGAGATCTTGTATGACCTCAGGTCGAGTTGGATAGTGCCCGAAGAGATAGAAAAAGCCGGAGGTAAGGCGACCGAGTGCAGAGTCGGCCATGGTCTCATCAAGAAGCAGATGCGCGAAGAGGGCGGATACTTTGCCGGAGAACTGTCAAGCCACTACTATTTCAGCGATTTCTACACCACCGATAACGGTGACCTGGCGATGCTCAATATGCTTAAACTACTGCTGGAAGAGGGCAAGCCGATGTCAGAAATAGTAAGCCCGCTCAGAAAATATTATCACAGCGGAGAGATCAATTCGGAAGTAAAAGACATCCCAGCAGTGCTTGCCAATCTCAAGGCCAAATATGGTCCGGTGGCAAAGCGGGTGACTGAGATCGACGGATATAAAGCCGAGTTTGACGAGTGGTGGTTCAACGTGAGACCATCCAATACCGAACCTCTGATCAGGCTCAACCTGGAAGCCAAGACCAGAGAGCAGATGGAAGAGAAAGTCAAAGAGCTGCTCGGCGAGATCAGAAGCTAA
- a CDS encoding ThuA domain-containing protein yields the protein MKSVLFVWGGWAGHEPKQCVDVIAPIMEAEGLHAEVSDSLDSFLDSDKLRSFSLIVPVWTMGSLTREQETGLLSAVKSGVGIAGWHGGMGDSFRNSAAYQFMVGGQWVAHPGNTIDYTVNITNHRDPVTAGIPDFNMHSEQYYMHVDPCNVVLATTTFSGKQGDVPWIKGCVMPVVWKRMYGDGRVFYSSLGHIASDFDLPQVRDIQKRGMLWAANETS from the coding sequence ATGAAATCTGTTCTTTTTGTATGGGGCGGATGGGCTGGCCATGAGCCGAAACAGTGTGTGGATGTCATTGCACCCATTATGGAAGCAGAAGGGTTGCATGCAGAGGTCTCCGATTCATTGGATTCGTTTCTGGATAGTGACAAGCTGCGCTCATTCAGCCTGATTGTCCCGGTTTGGACCATGGGTTCCTTGACCCGTGAGCAGGAAACTGGTCTATTGAGTGCAGTCAAGAGCGGAGTCGGCATTGCAGGCTGGCATGGCGGCATGGGCGATTCTTTCAGGAACAGTGCCGCCTATCAGTTCATGGTCGGCGGCCAGTGGGTAGCGCACCCTGGAAATACTATAGATTACACAGTCAATATTACAAACCACCGAGACCCCGTCACGGCAGGCATTCCCGACTTCAATATGCATTCAGAGCAGTATTACATGCATGTCGATCCTTGTAATGTAGTTCTCGCGACAACAACATTTTCCGGCAAGCAGGGTGATGTTCCCTGGATCAAGGGATGTGTAATGCCAGTTGTCTGGAAGAGGATGTATGGTGATGGTAGAGTTTTCTATAGTTCACTCGGGCATATCGCATCCGATTTCGATCTTCCACAGGTAAGAGATATCCAAAAGCGCGGCATGCTTTGGGCAGCGAACGAGACTTCATAG
- a CDS encoding Gfo/Idh/MocA family oxidoreductase, with the protein MQNPTKIGLIGCGNISGIYFTNGKALEAIDIAACADLAIERASAKAEEFGCTAMTVDQILADPEIEIILNLTIPKAHADVAVAALEAGKSVYGEKPLAITREDGKKILALAKEKELHVGCAPDTFMGGGIQTCIKLINDGAIGTPVAATAFMTTHGPERWHPDPEFFYKTGGGPMFDMGPYYLTALIAMLGGVDRVTGSTQISFPERTITSEPKKGTKIKVDVPTHIAGLMDFECGAVGTIMTSFDVWAAELPRIEIYGSEGTLSVPDPNKFGGPVRLFKPGDDWTEVPLTHGYAENSRGIGLADMAGAIRSGEAHRASGEMAYHVLDIMHAFNDSSKLGKHIKLESRCAKPKPLPIDL; encoded by the coding sequence ATGCAAAACCCAACAAAAATCGGCCTCATCGGCTGTGGAAATATCAGCGGCATATACTTTACCAACGGTAAGGCGCTTGAGGCGATAGATATAGCTGCATGCGCCGACCTTGCCATAGAGCGAGCTTCGGCAAAGGCTGAGGAGTTCGGCTGCACTGCCATGACAGTCGATCAGATCCTAGCTGATCCTGAGATAGAGATAATACTCAACCTGACGATTCCCAAGGCTCATGCCGATGTTGCGGTTGCCGCGCTTGAGGCCGGCAAGTCTGTATATGGCGAAAAGCCTCTGGCGATAACCCGTGAAGATGGCAAAAAAATACTCGCGCTCGCAAAAGAGAAAGAGCTGCACGTGGGTTGTGCTCCCGACACGTTTATGGGCGGAGGAATCCAGACATGTATAAAACTGATAAATGACGGTGCAATAGGTACTCCCGTTGCCGCTACTGCATTTATGACGACTCATGGCCCCGAGAGATGGCATCCCGACCCGGAGTTTTTCTATAAGACCGGTGGCGGACCTATGTTCGACATGGGACCGTATTATCTCACCGCTCTGATTGCCATGCTGGGAGGTGTGGACCGTGTGACGGGCTCGACGCAGATATCTTTTCCTGAGAGGACAATCACAAGCGAGCCGAAAAAAGGCACCAAGATCAAGGTCGATGTGCCCACTCATATCGCGGGGCTTATGGATTTCGAGTGCGGCGCAGTCGGCACGATCATGACCAGCTTTGACGTTTGGGCAGCCGAGCTTCCGCGAATAGAGATATACGGTTCGGAGGGGACTCTGAGCGTGCCCGATCCCAACAAATTCGGCGGTCCTGTGAGGTTGTTCAAACCCGGTGACGACTGGACAGAGGTTCCGCTCACTCATGGTTATGCCGAAAACAGCAGAGGCATCGGTCTGGCGGATATGGCCGGGGCAATTCGTTCGGGCGAAGCGCACAGGGCAAGCGGAGAGATGGCCTATCATGTTTTGGATATAATGCATGCGTTTAATGACAGCTCCAAGTTGGGCAAGCATATCAAGCTGGAGAGCAGATGCGCCAAGCCCAAACCTCTGCCCATAGACCTCTGA
- a CDS encoding CBS domain-containing protein, whose amino-acid sequence MLNLTAKDIMTRDVVTVHKGSSIEEALRLMACNNISGLPVVDADGDLQGIITESDLLLKGQISLPDAVAHKNSLFAPHPDGVEEAYRRSQARLVEDAMTKRVLTFLEDSIVSDIAREMIEHAVNRVPILRGRRVVGIISRKDIIQALAKASNGFDECPGKSHKGQLIEL is encoded by the coding sequence ATGCTCAATCTTACCGCAAAAGATATAATGACGCGAGATGTCGTCACGGTTCATAAAGGCTCTTCCATAGAAGAGGCTCTTCGTCTGATGGCCTGCAACAACATCAGCGGCCTGCCTGTAGTTGACGCCGACGGTGATCTTCAAGGGATCATTACCGAGAGCGATCTGCTGCTCAAAGGCCAGATATCTCTGCCAGATGCCGTTGCGCACAAAAACAGCCTGTTTGCGCCGCATCCCGATGGAGTGGAAGAGGCGTATCGACGTTCGCAGGCCAGGCTGGTCGAGGATGCCATGACAAAAAGGGTCCTGACTTTCCTGGAGGACTCGATAGTCAGCGATATCGCGCGTGAGATGATCGAGCATGCAGTAAACAGGGTGCCGATATTGCGAGGCCGCAGGGTAGTCGGCATAATAAGCAGAAAAGATATCATCCAGGCGCTGGCTAAAGCGTCGAACGGCTTTGACGAGTGTCCCGGCAAATCGCACAAAGGTCAGCTTATAGAGTTATGA
- a CDS encoding pre-16S rRNA-processing nuclease YqgF gives MSGEVKTVLAIDPGSMKCGAAVVACKDGSAPDVVHHAVIETDRLGESVADLEKRFHPDLIVIGNGTTSSQAVCVVDMVSDLPVELVDEKFTSELARKIYFKDNPPRGLRRLIPISLQTPARPYDDYVAIILAERYFRSEGKK, from the coding sequence ATGAGCGGCGAAGTAAAAACCGTCCTTGCAATCGACCCCGGCAGCATGAAATGTGGTGCGGCGGTTGTCGCCTGTAAGGACGGTTCAGCGCCCGATGTTGTCCATCACGCTGTAATTGAGACTGACCGGCTGGGCGAGTCCGTAGCCGATCTGGAGAAGCGTTTTCACCCGGATTTAATAGTTATCGGCAACGGCACGACATCATCGCAGGCCGTGTGCGTGGTCGATATGGTAAGTGATCTGCCAGTTGAGTTGGTAGACGAGAAGTTCACCTCAGAGCTTGCGCGCAAGATATATTTTAAGGACAACCCTCCTCGTGGGCTGCGCAGGCTGATCCCGATCTCACTTCAGACCCCTGCTCGTCCCTATGACGATTATGTAGCAATAATTCTTGCCGAAAGGTACTTTCGATCAGAGGGTAAAAAATAG